ACCCAAGCTGGTTACACATGCTGACGTTGGAGGCATGCCCATCCATGGTTACACATGCCACCCGAATGCCCCGTGCATGCAGCTCCTCCAAAGCATGACTGAGAAGGACCCTTTGTGTGTCTGGAGAAAGAGACTTTGCTAGGTAGTATGCAATGGGAGCCTTCCAATGTCCTTGTAGACCAACCACCATCAACACAAGAGCCTCAGTAGCAACATCAGTCTCATTGTTTCCATCACCCATATCTACAAAACCAGACATTGACTGGGTATGTGGATTATATTGCACATGTTGTCTGATGGCCATGGCATCCAACATCATAGCAACACATCCATATTTAGCCTGGTCTTTCTGGCATCTTTTCTCCAGCATATCCAGCATCATCTTGTTCAGGCCAGGCTTGTCATCTACTGAACGCAGCCACCTGTAAAAAATAATTGAGAAGTAGCTATTTAACGGCCCATGTGCAAAAAGGCCATTTGCAATTTCTTTAGCACTTCAATATGCAGTATGCACTTTATATTTATAACTAGTAGCACTTTATAGTGATATGCAGCAGGGAAACGTGCAATCGTCATTAGTACTTTTGTAAAAGTTATTGATACACAGCAGCAGTTTAtctaatattttttatattttacaagGGCTTCGTGCAATTTAGATTAGCATTCTTTAAATTTGGGCAATAAATATTTTATCAATTCATCAGAACTTTATAGTAAGCACATTCCCTCTTACTACTGAATGATCTGTGTATTTGTATTgtgaatgtcttgtttttttcttattctttttttaatgagttTATAATTCAAATGTAACATCAATCTGCCAAGGGACTACAGATGTAAACTAGCCTATGGCTATAATCTGgcatatttacatgtaaatgttcattaatatgcactatccctttttaaataaataaattgaaattgaaactgaaattACCATATTTCCATCAGTAATTTCCAGAAATTAAATCAGACAACATTAAAACTACCTTTGTAATGTATGCGGATGTGGGAGGGGAAAATGTTGAGTCCTTCTGAGGTATTCGTATGCTTTTGGACCATGTAGATGAAGTGTGAGGGCAAACTCTCTGTAGTCCTTTGTGTACTCATGGCCCTGCTTTGCCATGAAGTCAATCTGAAGATCTGAAATTTTATAAGCAAAATTAATAAGATCCCCTTCAGATAATAACTAAGGAGTTTAATAAAGAGTGTAAGAATAACATGTACATGGATTTCAAAGTGCTAATTTTCTCTTACCTGAGTAGAATTCAAGCCTCTCCTTGAGCTCTTCATTAATGAGGTTCTTTTCCATCAAATCCCCCAAAAGAGTCTTCACTGTGGTCTTCGCCCTCTTTCCTCTGGCCATAGCATTCTTCTTCTCTCGCTCAAGACTTTCTACTCTTGCCAAGGCTTCAATGAGTCTGgtcttaagagaggttggagaAGCAGGCAAGGCATAGCCATGATCCTAATAGAAAGAGGTGAACATGGTTTGATTGATATTTCACTTCACACACATCACTTTGACACCACAATTGTATGGCCAATATTCTTTCTCATAGTCATCACCCGTCAAAGCCACTGcatacactgtgtgtgtgtgtgtgtgtgtgtgtgtgtgtgtgtgtgtgtgtgtgtgtgtgtgtgtgtgtgtgtgcatgcgtgccaGGAATGCATGTTCAACATGTCTTCAATTGTGTGTGTATAGGTTTATTTGTGAGTGTGGCTAATATGAGTGGCAGCAAACAAACAAGTGAGATTTTAATATGTCCAGGGCCATTATGATATGATGTTTAAAGTAGAAATACTCACATCATGAGGGTGAGGATGTGGCTGTGAGGTTACAGTTTCTGGGGCTTCCTGGGAGGCCACAGACAGGCTCTCTTCAGCTCTTCTGGAGGTAGATGTAGTCCTGACATTTTCAGGCTAAAATGAAGAAGcataataaatgaaaagaatacatataaatatctcaCCCTGCCCTGTGATTGATAAtagaatatttacatttatgtatgCTAAAAGCCTTATTATgatacacttactctttgtaggTGAACTGGGAAGCTGAAGATAGATGGAATAACACCATCTCTCAGTCGGACAATCTGACCTGTCCTATCAAAATCACCCTGCTTAAAATGCTCAGAGCAAAGCACAGATTTATCTCTTGCAGTGAATCCTTCCCTCCTCAAAGCCACTTCCCACTTCTTCCTCACATCTTTTTCTTTGGGAAACCTTCAAAATGAAAACATGAGATTTGGGAGAGTCTacacaaaaacattttacaaAGGAGGTCaaacttattttcttccttcaaaTTTCTTAGAACCTGCTGTGAGTAAAACCAGGCCAGCTTCTTAAATGCAGAGGCCTCAAATAAAACTGATATAAAAGTAGAATTAACACAATATTCACAAAATAGGCCCGCAGATAAAGTAACCGTAAAGACAAACTGAGGCAATTCCTCTTTATTCCTGAGGTAGGTACAGCACGAGCTAACTAATAGGATTGGTTAACTGACTTTAACAGTGCAGAGCCAGGTTTCTAAGTCACTGAGACTCCAGCGATACCATTATACTGCATTTGTTACACTCACCAACGCCTTTCTTCTTCagaaatctactcaagtaactTGAAAGTAAAAGTATGGTGATTTAAAACTACTCTTAGAAGTACTTTTCCCCCCAAAAGTTAGTCAAGTAACGGAGTAAGATTAAATGTAACTCGTAACCTCCTCTGCATGTGTATAATAACATTACAGTCTGTGTTGCTAGTCAATGTTATACCAGTAATATTTGGTTCATTTCTACAATAGTATTCTTGTGTCAGTTGTAAGTCAGTGTTATGGAATACGATATATAAAGTCTTAGTTCATAGCCGGGTGAACATCTGCACTAAACATAGCCTATCCAGCTGGCTACGATTTCACTGGTGGACAtaaatacagtacagtaatattCTATTCACAAAACACAATCAATAATAATGTCCAATCTTACTTGTGAAAAGTAATCCCCCGATCCCTGTTTTCGATGGTCCGCCGATTAGAACACGAATATGCAGCACAATGATGTGGCATCTTCAAACTTCTGCACTCTTATCTTCTCTTCTCTACTCTTCTCACTCcgctgctgctgttctgctgctaGGCAACGGAGTAGGACGACCgccccaagatggcggccgcatttCTCGCGCACCAGCAGCCAATGCGGCGTCTAGTGTTTATGTCTATACTCCAGACGAACGCACTGCCTGACCCTTGAGGTTCAGCTTCATCAAGTTGGTTTTAAGGCATCTGCCAGCTTGAGACACCATGTGACGCAGACGCTTTATATTTGATCACGTAAAAGTCCTTGTCTAATTCCACGTCTTCACTGCTTGTGTCTGAAGAAATGCTAATGCCAGAGTTGACTTTCTCCTCAATTTCCTtttctatcatttttgtcagctcTTGCGCACCTTCACATTGGTCCACTGGGACATCTAGAAGCTGAGAGAAACTTTTTTCTAGAGCGTCTCCCAGCTGAGGCTTGACGGTTTCCAAAGCTGCCAGTCTTGACAAGGAAACTCTCAAAATATTCAAGAGCAGACCTCTCGCGTCAGGGTCTTCCTGTGCAGGCTCTCGTCTCAGGCCTACCCATGGATCTATTACCCTACCTCCAGCGTGAGGCCGTTTTGGACCGGAAGTGCGCGCAAcaaacttcaaaataaaaccacctCCAGCGTGAGGCCGGTTGGGACCGGAAGTGCGCGCaacacatttcaaaataaaatagttatcGATTTTGTGAGAGAAAACTTTGCGCCttcatatttaatatttaattgtaaCGTGAAAATCTGTTTCTTAAATATATGTAACACTTTTGATGTTGTCAATCCTTTATTTGTGGCATTTACCATGATTACACCAGCAACATATTAATCTCAATGGGATAAATCCAAGTGCACAGAAGAAATTTCAAATAAATCTTTAACCTGCTGCCTCAATTTATAAACTTTTAACCTAAGAAAAACCAAACCTTTAACCTAAGAAATACATGTATTCATATAGCACAGGATAAAGACACAACAGATACCTGGAGTCCCTCTGAAGAGTACTAGGCCTACATGAACACATCAATCTATGTACATTTGTTCAGACTTAAAAACTCATGCATAACATTTATATGAGGtaaatgctttatttttttcccatttttattgtattaaatTATTCGACTTTTGTCTTCAATGACATTAAGATCTTAAGAGGCCAATTAGGTTGTTAACTATGCTTAAATACAAAATTGTCAACATTTAGGGAGGACAGAAAAAGATAAAACTACATTCTATTGAAATGCAATGACTCTCCTGTGATCTTCATTGTATaacaaaagcaaataaatacataaataataattaatattaatatactatataaatatataatatatttaatgcaATAAGGAAAACAGATAAAActacacaaattaaaaaaaaacaaaatcacttGGTTCTATTCAGCTTTTTATTACACAACCCATCCTATTACCCTACTCCTTCACTTGAGCTTCGGTGTAGGTTGAGTATCCTCTGATATCAACAATCTCCCCACAAAATACCCACATGTCTTCTTCAACActttaaaatttaaatttgaAATTGTCCAGGATGTCTTCTTTCTCCTGTTCATCAAGCTGGCCAAATTCTGCATCATCCTAAAGCCTTCGGTACTGCCCCAGAACCTCTTCCACTTGTTCCTCTCCCATGGTGAGGACACTTGGAAACTCCACCACCCCTGAAAACAAATTTTGGTTGGTTTCAACCCACTCTGCGGCCTTTTTGCAGTCGTGGAGTATCCTGGCCGCCACTTCATCCTATGAAAAAGATAGAAATTAGGCCGCAATGAGAACATTTTGCCTTCTTATAACTTGTAGTGTGCTGGATAGAGAAGGAGGTGGTAGACTGTGCAGTGGAGGAGTTGGTAGACTGGGCAGTGGAGGAGTTGGTAGACTGGGCAGTGGAGGAGTTGGTAGACTGGGCAGTGGAGGAGTTGGTAGACTGGGCAGTGGAGGAGGTGGTAGGCTGGGCAGTGGAGGAGTTGGTAGGCTGGGCAGTGGAGGAGGTGGTAGGCTGGGCAGTGGAGGAGTTGGTAGACTGGGCAGTGGAGGAGTTGGTAGACTGGGCAGTGGAGGAGGTGGTAGACTGGGCAGTGGAGGAGGTGGTAGGTGGGGCACAGGGAACATCTTGTGGAAGAGTGGATGGTGGAAGAAGGAGGGGGTTGGGTGCAGCAGATGTGTTCAAAATTTGACAAGTCTCCAGATGTTTCTCCATGTCCGCTCTTCTTATGATGGTTTTGTCACAAATGGGACAATGGAAATGTGAGGTGCTTCTGCAATTTAAACTGCATTTGCAGATCTTTTGATCTAGGAGGAAGTCAACAAAAGGTTAAATTTGCCAATGATTAAAAGGATATATGAGCACATgaaaacacagacacattcaCATTCACATACATTTACCTTTGAATGTGATGGCATTTTTGCAATGTACATCCAGATGTTTATGGAGCCTTCCTCTTTGGCTGGGTTTATATTTTGGGCAAAGGGGGCAATGAAAAAGCTTGCAACAAACTGTGCAGCGCTCCACTTTATAGTCCTCACTCGATGGAAAAATGGAGTGATGCATCTACACAACACAAAAAAgtgataaaatattttatttcagttggtAAAAATGTATACCGTGTGAAGCAAGTTAAACAGCTTCAGACTGATTGTGATGTTACATACAgtaggctattttgcaaaaactTTGCAAAAAGTGTCATATCACTAACACCACGGCACAAACGCCTCGTAATAAGTGATACCTTGTTTATGACAGGTAACACTACACAAATATCGTAACACCTATAGGATAATCAACCGAgctcatgtctgcctcactctgctgcacctctcactttgtatttcttttgtataatagttttttgtattttttgtataattgtataactttttgtataatttgtcttgtaaaattgtaaataggttatttttatttttattcagaactgtccttCTCTATACCacaactgctgcacctttaatTGTCTATtctgtacatagaaataccacatttgtttattgtttattttactacataagagcgaaattaccggagtcaaattccttgttggacaatgttcgaacctggccaataaagctgattctgattctacaaATTGATTTATCAACGGTATAATGCACACGAGCAGGAGGAGGCGGGTCAGCAAAACCGCGGAGAAGCGGATCTTGCAGATCTGAAAGCTGGATGCTGAATGCAAATTTAGCCTATAAAACTCGTATTTTGTTAAACATTTAGCTATGTCtcaaattaattatttaacGCATTACAAATAAACCCCCTCCATTAATTATATCAGGGTTTAATTATCCACAACAACGTCCTCACCAATTATTCCTTACTGTGCTTAACATAGCTCACTAATAAACCTAATTAGGTAGTTACGTGCAAACATAAATCATGCACCTTCATTTTTTAAAGTTTCACTTACTGTCACAACTTGTTGTGTCCTGAAATAAGACAACTTCGTATGTCTTTTACTTCACTTTATTCAAGGAACAGCAAACGTAAACATCACGAGGTAACTCCGAAGTGCaggtcttcttcttctgctcctcACTGTACATGTCACTCCTGCTCATACTGCCACCTAGCGTTCAGGCTGAGACATTGGAACATCACACATCCCCCTTAATAAGCAAACATGTACCAAACTATGAAATGTACTTAAAACTCTTCAGATAGGGAAATGTCATTACTGTTTCCTCCATATAATAAAATATGTGcttagaaaaaacaaaataaaattactcttacattttttaattgtttttcttttttttgtccagaAAGATAATCCTactgaaatgtaaaataatCCTACTGAGTTTCagagttgtttgtttgtttgtttgttttattaagaTCCCAATTAGCTTTTGCAAAGTGCAAGATATTATTCCTGGGGTCTTCATATTCTCATGAGTGACAATACAGTGTACACACAATACAaaccaaacagaaaaaatactcattcacatatatatacagaaacacaaaaattcacacatacaaaacatataatcaacaaaacatacaacacaagCTCCTACATTATTCATGGATACTCCACAGCCCTTAACAGAAATGCCAGCGCGGCCTGCTGGAACCTTTCCACTTGCTGTGGTGTAATGTCTCCCGCATCAAGGAGCCTGTTGAACGTAGCTCGAGTAATGAAGCCAATGTTCAGCTTTTCTCCTACCAGAGAGATAGAGTAAATAAGAGACTTTACCCTTAGGAACAGATAAGTTCACAATAATAGTTGTTTTCTATGTGTTTCCTTAACAGAGTTCATTAGCAACCAAGAACAACCACAACTGCTAATTTGCATAACCCTCGTACATTTATATCCCATGACATCAGTGACATCAGTCTCATATACGGTAACTGAATGAGCAGTCCTCTCACAAACAGAAATCTATTTGTGGTCAGTGGGTGGACATTGTATGTGTATCTGCCTATGAGAAACTTGGGAATATTACCTGGCAGTTGGTTTGATGGGTccttgtacggtggccgacgagggccaaacgcactgcaacggactaatgcgtctcagttaaggaaaacggcttcaattacagaaacgattcaaattcacaaactcaaaaacgaggtacaaaaagagaaatTCCATTGCATCCaggattctgaatgaaaatgccaACACATACATCcaccagacgatacaaggctgcacataatattaataagataagatCATGATTAGAGATTAACATAAAGCACCCGTTAACGTTACATATAGTACATTAAAAAGCCCTCTTATCACAGTCTTCCATAACATACAGCGCTGCACATTACATGTTATGCTTGTTAATGACAGCAGTTAATTTGTAAGCAGTTATGAATGATGTccattgtgtgtgtatatcaagAGGTAGTGAAGAGTAGCTATTAATACTAATCTCAGTAATGTTAACGTTACTTATCACGTTTttcatttttagttttctagattATACTgatctatcatcttttttccaGGCTACTATGTTTTGCCCTTACTGTGGACAACATCTGGGAACAATTCACATGTTCTGTGGCTCATCTGGCTCTAATGTGCATTTTTTGGCAGAGGCAGACAACAGTAAGTGGACTCATATCCAGTTTGTTAATAACATTGATGTAGTTCACACCACGTTCTTATATAAAATGCATTACATTTGACTtttaacaaaaaagttaaagTTACAGTGCTTGGTGATATAGTTAATCAAATCTTGAGGTGATCAACTGTGTGTCATTGAGGTGCAGATAGTGAGTTTCACTGCCATAGGGTAGAAAATTAGCATTTATGTTCTGATGTTAAAGGACCTACCACGGTCCATCAGAGGAAAAGTGTTATAAttctaataaaattaaatctctGTCTTTATCTCACTTGATGTTTGGCAGGGCCAGCATCAGATATCCCCACAAAAGAGGATCTAATACAAAGATATTTTGCTCATGGCTACAGCAATGCAGAAATTTTGGATTTTTGGGCTTCAAAACACAATGTTCATATGAGCCTTCGCTCCCTGAAGAGGAAGCTGAAAAGTTTGTCTTTATCCAGGCAAAAATACTATTCTCCTCTTGCCACCGTTCGTGCTGCCATACAGGAAGAGTTAAAGGGTCCAGGTCAACACTATGGCTACCGTTCAATGTGGCAGACACTGCGCCTAAAGTACTCTCTGACTGTTAAGAGGGATGATGTTATGGCCCTGATGAGAGAACTTGATCCACAAGGAATTCAACTTCGtgcaagcagaaaatttgtaaaaAGAGTTTACAGTTCTGATGGACCAAATCATGTCTGGCATGTGGATGGATATGATAAGTTAAAGCCGTATGGTTTTGGAATAAGTGGCTGCATAGATGGATACTCTTGAAAAGTACTGTGGTTGAAATGTGGAGCAAGCAATAATGACCCAGTGGTCATTGCCCAGAATTATCTGAACTGTCTGTCAGAATGTGGAATCATCCCAATGCGACTACGCACTGACTGTGGTACTGAAAATGGCACAATGGTGGCAATTCATTGTACCATACGATCATCTCACACTGACGACTATGCTGGGGCTGCCAGTCATTTGTACGGCTCTTCAACGGCAAATCAAAGGATCGAAAGCTGGTGGTCATATTTTTGCAAAAAGaggtgtcattattattatatttttttctttacaagcTAGAAACATATTTTTCAAATGGACTTTAAAACAGACAATAGAACATTGTGGTCGTTGCATGTTCATTGCCTTTTAATGAACAacaaattatatttatcattaaATTGTAACATTTTAGATTGAATCACAatccaaaaacataaaatgaaaTGCATCACCCTAATTCCAGTTTGTGCATTCAGGTCGCAATTTTGGATGGACCTTCTGAACGATCTGAGAGAGAGAAATCTCTTCAATAATAGCCATGTGCACACATGCCTCCTGCGATTTGTGTTTATGGATGTGCTACAAAGTGACCTTGATGAAT
This genomic window from Cololabis saira isolate AMF1-May2022 chromosome 8, fColSai1.1, whole genome shotgun sequence contains:
- the LOC133449507 gene encoding uncharacterized protein LOC133449507, whose protein sequence is MHHSIFPSSEDYKVERCTVCCKLFHCPLCPKYKPSQRGRLHKHLDVHCKNAITFKDQKICKCSLNCRSTSHFHCPICDKTIIRRADMEKHLETCQILNTSAAPNPLLLPPSTLPQDVPCAPPTTSSTAQSTTSSTAQSTNSSTAQSTNSSTAQPTTSSTAQPTNSSTAQPTTSSTAQSTNSSTAQSTNSSTAQSTNSSTAQSTNSSTAQSTTSFSIQHTTSYKKAKCSHCGLISIFFIG